In the genome of Bacteroidales bacterium WCE2004, the window TGCACTACACGCACTACGGCCGTCTCTGCCCGATCGAGTCTCCTGAAGGACCGAACATCGGTCTGATCTCCTCCCTCTGCGTCTATGCCCGCATCGACGCCCTGGGCTTCATCGAGACTCCCTATCGCGACGTCAAGGACGGCAAGGTGGATCTCTCCGCCGCCGGCTGCCACTACATGAGCGCCGAGGAGGAAGAGAACAAACTTGTTTCCCTGGCCAACGTCCACATGGACGACGAGGGCAACATCCTCGAGGACCGCATCCAGTGCCGTCTCGAGGCTGACTTCCCTGTCGTCACGAAGGAAGAGGTCAACTATATGGATGTGGCTCCGAACCAGATGGCTTCGGTCGCCGCCTCCCTCATCCCGTTCCTGGAGCACGACGACGCCCACCGCGCCCTCATGGGTGCGAACATGATGCGTCAGGCCGTGCCTCTGCTCAAGCCGGAGTCCCCGATCGTGGGTACCGGTCTGGAAGAGCGTGTCTGTATCGACTCCCGCACCCAGTTCATCGCTGAGCGCCGCGGCGAGGTCACCTACGTGGACGCCAACGAGATCCGTATCCGTTATGAGCAGACCGAAGACGAGCGCTTCGTCAGCTTCTCCCCCGAGGAGACTGTCTACAAGCTCCCGATCTACCGCAGGACCAACCAGAGCACGACCATCACGCTCTCCCCGATCGTGGCGAAGGGCGACAAGGTGGAGAAGGGCCAGGTGCTGACCCAGGGCTACGCCTCCCAGAAGGGCGAGCTCGCCCTCGGCCGCAACCTCATGGTCGCATTCATGCCCTGGAAGGGTTACAACTATGAGGATGCCATCGTCCTCTCCGAGGAGATGGTGAAGTGGGATGTCCTCACTTCCGTCCACGTGGACGAGTACCTCACCGAGGTCCGCGACACCAAGCGCGGCATGGAAGAGCTCACCTCCGACATTCCGAATGTCAGCGAGGACGCCACCCGCAACCTCGGCGAAGACGGTATCGTCCGCGTCGGTGCGCACATCGAACCGGGCGACATCATGATCGGCAAGATCACCCCGAAGGGCGAGAGCGATCCTTCTCCGGAAGAGAAGCTCCTCAAGGCCATCTTCGGCGACAAGGCCGGTGATGTCAAGGACGCTTCCCTCAAGGCCAACCCGTCCCTGAGCGGTACGGTCATCGGCACCGCGCTCTATGCCAAGCTCTCCAAGGAGACCGGCAAGAAGAGCCAGGCCAAAAACGACCAGAAGACCCGTCTGGAGATGCGTCAGGCCGAGTTCGACCGCAAGGCCGAGAAGCTCTACGCCGACTTCATCCAGAAGCTCGTGATCCTGACGAAGAACCGCAAGAGCGCCGGTATTTCCGACCTCTACGGCGTCGAGGTCATCGCCAAGGACAAGAAGATCACCACCGAGATGCTCAAGAGCATCGACTATACCAACATCACGTCCGCCAAGTGGACGACCGACAAGGACGCCAACCTCCTGATCCGCGACCTGATCAACAACTACTGCATCGCCCTCAAGACCGAGCAGGCGATCTGCAAGCGTGAGATGGACAAGATCAAGGTGGGTGACGAACTCCCCAACGGCGTGATGCAGCTTGCCAAGGTGTACATTGCCAAGAAGCGCAAGATCACCGTCGGTGACAAGATGGCCGGCCGCCACGGCAACAAGGGTATCGTTGCCAAGATCGTCCGCCAGGAGGACATGCCGTTCCTCGAGGACGGTACTCCTGTGGATATCGTGCTGAACCCGCTGGGCGTGCCTTCCCGAATGAACCTCGGTCAGATCTACGAGACGGTGCTCGGCTGGGCCGGCGCCCGTCTTGGCCTGAAGTTCAGCACCCCGATCTTCGACGGTGCGAGCATCGACGAGATCTGTGCCTACACCGACAAGGCAGGCGTTCCCCGTTTCGGTAAGACGCAGCTCCGCGACGGCGGCACCGGCGACTACTTCGACCAGCCCGCGACCGTGGGTGTCATCTATATGATCAAGCTCGGCCACATGGTCGACGACAAGATGCACGCCCGTTCCATCGGTCCCTACTCCCTCATCACCCAGCAGCCGCTCGGCGGTAAGGCCCAGTTCGGTGGCCAGCGTTTCGGTGAAATGGAAGTCTGGGCCCTCGAGGCCTTCGGCGCAGCCAATGCCCTGCAGGAGATCCTGACCGTCAAGTCCGACGACGTCGTCGGACGGTCCAAGACTTACGAGGCGATCGTCAAGGGCGACCCGATGCCGCCCGCAGGCATCCCTGAGTCCCTCAACGTGCTTCTCCACGAACTCCGTGGACTCGGTCTCAAGGTTACTTTGGATTAAATTGGTTTGAACGAAACGTAATATGCCTACTTTCAATAACAAAGACAATAAGGTAAAGAGCAACTTCCAGACGATCAGCATCTCGCTTGCGTCGCCGGAGGACATCACCGAGCGTTCGTGCGGTGAGGTCCTCAAGCCGGAAACCGTCAACTACCGCACCTACAAACCGGAGCGTGACGGCCTCTTCTGCGAGAAGATTTTCGGTCCGACCAAGGATTATGAGTGCTATTGCGGCAAGTACAAGAGGATCCGCTACCGCGGCATCGTCTGCGACCGCTGCAACGTCGAAGTCACCGAGAAGAAAGTGCGCCGCGAGCGGATGGGCCACATCGCCCTCACCGTTCCGGTGGCCCACATCTGGTACTTCAAGAGTGCACCCAACAAGATCTCCGCGCTCCTCGGCCTGCCGGCCAAGAAGCTCGAGTCCGTGATCTACTACGAGAAATACATCGTGGTGCGTCCGGGTGCCAGCGACCTCAACAAGATGGAACTTCTCTCGGAGGATGAGTACCTCGACGCCCTCGCCCGTATTCCGGGCAACGAGAACCTGCCGGACAGCGATCCGGACAAGTTCGTCGCCAAGATGGGTGCCGAAGGTATCTACGACCTGCTTCGCGAGATCGATATCGAAGAGCTGGGCAAGGAGCTCCGCCAGCGCATGCTGACCGAAGGGTCCCAGCAGCGCAAGGCCGAGATCCTCAAGCGCCTCCAGGTGGTCAAGTGGTTCCAGGAGTCCAAGGGCGTCAACCGCCCGGAGTGGATGGTCATGAAGGTCATCCCCGTGATTCCGCCGGACCTGCGCCCGCTCGTCCCCCTCGACGGCGGCCGTTTCGCCACCTCCGACCTCAACGACCTCTACCGTCGTGTGATCATCCGCAACAACCGCCTCAAGAAACTCATCGAGATCAAGGCTCCCGAGGTGATCCTGCGCAACGAGAAGCGTATGCTTCAGGAGGCTGTCGACTCCCTGTTCGACAACTCCAAGAAGTCCTCTGCCGTCAAGAGCGAGTCCAACCGGGCCCTCAAGTCCCTGTCCGACTCCCTCAAGGGCAAGCAGGGCCGCTTCCGCCAGAACCTCCTCGGTAAGCGTGTCGACTACTCCGCCCGTTCGGTCATCGTCGTCGGTCCGGAGCTCAACATGCACGAGTGCGGTCTGCCGAAGTTCATGGCTGCCGAGCTCTACAAGCCGTTCATCATCCGCAAGCTCATCGAGCGCGGCATCGTCAAGACGGTCAAGTCCGCCAAGAAGATCGTGGACCGCAAGGACCCGGTCATCTGGGACATCCTCGAGAACGTGATGAAGGGCCATCCTGTGCTCCTCAACCGTGCACCTACCCTGCACCGTCTCGGTATCCAGGCCTTCCAGCCGCGAATGATCGAGGGCAAGGCCATCCAGCTGCACCCGCTCGCCTGTACGGCTTTCAACGCCGACTTCGACGGTGACCAGATGGCTGTCCACCTTCCGCTCGGCAACGCCGCCATCATGGAGGCCCAGCTGCTGATGCTCGGTTCGCAGAACATCCTCAACCCCGCCAACGGCGCGCCTATCACGGTGCCGTCCCAGGATATGGTTCTCGGTCTGTACTACATCACCAAGATCCGTCCGGGCGCCAAGGGCGAGGGCAAGAGCTTCTACTCCCCCGAGGAAGTCATCGTGGCCTACAACGAGAAGGCCCTCGACATGCACGCCAAGATCAGCGTCCGCCTGCCCAAGGACAAGCAGGACGCTTCCAAGGGCACGCAGATGGTCGAGACCACCGCTGGCCGCATCATCGTGAACCAGTACGTTCCGGACGAGGTCCCCTATGTCAACGAGGTCCTCGGCAAGAAGGCCCTGCGCAAGATCATCACCGATGTCATCAAGCACACCGGCGTGACCCGCACCGCCCACTTCCTGGACGATATCAAGAACCTCGGTTATGACCAGGCGTTCCGCGCCGGTATCTCCTTCAACCTGGGCGACGTGCTCGTCCCGGCTGAGAAGACCACCCTCGTGGACGAGGCCTACAAGCAGGTTGCCGCCATCCGCGACGACTACGACATGGGCTTCATCACCAACAACGAGCGCTACAACAAGGTCATCGACCTCTGGTCCTCCGTGGACAACCGCCTGACCGGCATCGTCACGAAGCAGATCTCCGCTGACCAGCAGGGATTCAACCCCGTGTTCATGATGCTGGACTCCGGTGCCCGTGGTTCCACCACCCAGATCAAGCAGCTCTGCGGCATGCGAGGCCTGATGGCCAAGCCGCAGAAGGCCGGCGCCTCCGGCGCGGACATCATCGAGAACCCGATCGTGTCCAACCTGAAGGAGGGTATGACCGTGCTCGAATACTTCATCTCCACCCACGGTGCCCGTAAGGGTCTGGCCGATACCGCCCTCAAGACGGCTGACGCCGGTTACCTGACCCGCCGTCTGGTGGACGTGTCCCACGACGTGATCATCACCGAAGAGGATTGCGGCACGCTCCGCGGCCTGATCGCCACCGCGATCAAGAACAAGGACGAAGTCGTCGAGTCCCTCGGCGAGCGCATCCTGGGCCGTACTTCCGTCCACGACATCTTCAACCCGCTGACCGGCGAGCTCATCATCAAGGCCGGCGAGGAGATCCGCGAGAAGGAAGCCGACCTGATCGACTCCCTGCCGATCGAGCAGGTGGAGATCCGTTCGGTGCTCACCTGCGAGAGCCGCAAGGGCGTCTGCGCCAAGTGCTACGGCCGCAACCTCGCGACCTCCCGCATGGTCGAGAAGGGCGAAGTGGTCGGCGTCATCGCCGCCCAGTCCATCGGTGAGCCTGGTACGCAGCTGACCCTCCGTACCTTCCACGTCGGTGGTACCGCTTCCTCCTCCGCTGCCGATTCCTCCATCGAGTCCAAGTACGAGGGCGTCCTCAAGTTCGACGAACTCCGTACGATCGACCGCGTCAAGGAAGACGGCTCCATCGAGAGCGTCGTCGTGAGCCGCATGACCGAGCTCCGCATCATGGACGAGAACACCGGCATCACCTTCTCCCAGTACGATGTCCCCTACGGCGCCGTGCTGTACAAGAAGGACGGTGAGAAGGTGGTCAAGGGCGACCTGATCTGCGAGTGGGATGCCTACAACGCTACGACCATCGTCGAGACCGCCGGTACGGTCCGCTTCGAGAACATGATCGAAGGCTCCACCTTCCAGAAGGACGCCGCCGACGAGTTCTCCGTCAGCACCGACAAGGTGATCATCGAATCCAAGGACAAGACCAAGAGCCCCGTCATGCTCATCGTCGACGAGAACGCCAACATCCTCAAGCAGTACAACCTGCCTGTGGGCGCCCACGTCATGGCCGAGAGCGGCAACGTGGTCAAGGTCGGTGACGTGATCATGAAGATCCCGCGCGCCATCGGCAAGGCCAGCGATATCACTGGTGGTCTGCCGCGTGTCACGGAGCTCTTCGAGGCCCGCAACCCGTCCAACCCCGCCATTCTCTCCGAGATCAACGGTGAGGTCAAGATGGGCAACGTCAAGCGCGGTAACCGCGAGATCAGCGTCATCAACAAGTCCGGCGCCAAGAAGTCCTATCTCGTTCCGCTGACCAAGCAGATCCTCGTGCAGGACAACGACTATGTCCGCGCAGGTTCCCCGCTGTCCGACGGTGGCGTGTCGCCGAGCGACATCCTCTCCATCCTCGGTCCGGTCAAGGCGCAGGAGTACATCGTCAATGAGGTGCAGGCCGTCTACCGCCTCCAGGGTGTGAAGATCAACGACAAGCACTTCGAGATCATCGTACGCCAGATGATGCGCAAGGTCGAGATCACCTTCCCGGGCGACACCGAGTTCCTCTCCGAGGAGATGGTGGACAAGTGGCGCTTCATGGACGTCAACGACCAGATCTACGGCAAGCTCGTCGTGGTCGACGCCGGTGGCTCCCAGAAGTACGAGGCCGGCCAGATCATCGGCGCCCGCGAGATGCGCAGCGAGAACGCCTCGCTCGAGCGTCAGGGCCAGCCGCTGATGGTCACCCGTCCGACGCAGCCTGCGACGGCCCGCCTGATCCTCCAGGGTATCACCCGCGCCGCCCTCAAGACCGACAGCTTCATCTCCGCGGCTTCCTTCCAGGAGACCACGAAGGTGCTCAGCGAGGCCGCCATCCGCGGTCGTGTCGACCACCTCGAGGGTCTGAAGGAGAACGTCATCTGCGGTCACCTCATCCCTGCCGGTACCGGCCTGAAGAACTACCAGGACATCATCGTCGGCCGCAAGGACGAACTGAACCAGGAGCTTAACGACCTGTAAACCCATGCGTAACCTTTACTTCGCAGCTTGTTGTTGTTCCGTACCGATCCCGATGACCGGCGCGGAGGGCAAGCTGTAGGTAGAGTTTCCGATACAGCTTATTCCGAGAACCTGCCAGTCATCGCGACTGACAGGTTCTTTTTTTGTGTATTATTCTTATATTTATGGTGTCATGATTTACAAAACACTGACTGACCTCATCGGGAACACACCGCTCCTGGAGGTCTCCGGCCTGGAAGGCCAGCAGGCGCGCATCGCCCTCAAACTCGAACTGTTCAACCCCGGCGGCAGCGTCAAGGACCGCATCGCCCTCGCCATGATCGAGGACGCCGAGAGCACCGGCAACCTCAAGCCCGGCGCCACCATCATCGAGCCCACCAGCGGCAACACCGGCATCGGACTCGCCTGGGTCGCCCGCTCCAAGGGCTACAACACGATCCTGACGATGCCCGACACGATGAGCGTCGAGCGTCGCAACCTGCTCAAGGCTTTCGGCGCACAGATTGTGCTCACCCCGGGCGCCGAAGGAATGAAAGGCGCCATCGCCAAGGCGGAAGAACTCCGTCAGAACACCCCGGGTGCCGTCATCCTGGGACAGTTCGTCAATCCGGCCAACCCTGCCATGCATACCCGAACCACCGGTGAGGAAGTCTGGGCGGCCACCGAGGGCGCCGTGGACATCTTCGTGGCCGGCATCGGCACGGGCGGCACCGTCAGCGGCACCGGCCGGGCGCTCAAGGCGCACAAGAGCAGCGTCGAGGTCGTGGGCGTGGAGCCCGCCTCTTCCGCTGTCATCACCACCGGCGTCCCCGGCAAACACAAGATCCAGGGCATCGGCGCGGGTTTCGTCCCGCAGACCTTCCTCAAGGACTACGTCGACGACGTCGTCACCGTCACGGACGACGACGCCTTCGCGGGCTCCCGGCTGCTCGCCGACCGCTTCGGCCTGCTGGTCGGCATCTCCTCCGGCGCCGCTTTCAGCGCCGCCTATGCTCTGGCCCGCAAGCCCGAGAACAAAGGCAAACTCATCGTCGCCCTGCTTCCTGACACGGGCGAGCGTTACCTGTCAACCCCGTTGTTCGAAAGATAATGGAAGAACTGCTGTCCCAACTGATTGTATTGATGCGCCGGATCGTCTTCCCCGAGTACCTCGGGCAGGACGACCGGGCGCTTGACCTGATGTCCGTGCGGAGCGTGCTCCGCAAGATTGCCGGCGACAAGATCGCTGATGCCTTCATGGAGCGTATTCCTTACATTTCCAGGCTGTTGCACACCGACGTGGAGGCCATCGCCGACAACGATCCGGCGGTCACCGACCGGACGGAAGTCGTGCTCTGCTATCCGGGCATCCGGGTGATGCTCCACTACCGCACCGCGCACGAGCTGCTCCTGCTCGAGGTCCCCGTGGCCCCGCGCCTGCTCACGGAAATGGCCCACTCGGCCACCGGCATCGACATCCACCCGGGCGCCCAGATTGGCGAATACTTCGCCATCGACCACGGCACCGGCGTGGTGATCGGAGCCACGACCGTCATCGGCAATCATGTCATGCTCTACCAGGGCGTCACGCTCGGCGCCAAGAATATCCGATACGATCATGACGGACGGCCGGTCGACGAGCCGCGCCACCCCATCCTGGAGGACAATGTGACGGTCTATGCCAACACGACCGTTCTCGGGCGCGTGGTCATCGGCCACGATACCGTGGTCGGCGGCAACGTCTGGCTTACGCACAGCGTACCGCCGCGCTCACGCATCCTGCAGACCCGCGCCATCGAGCAACCGCTCTTTGCCGACGGCGCCGGCATCTGATCCGATTCGCAAAAAAAGGCGCTGCCCCTCCAAGGGCAGCGCCGATTTTTTCATGACACCGGCACTCAAGTCCGGTGCGGCCAGTCATAGTCAAGTCGGTTGGTAATGTTAGTTAGTCGATCCTATCTATCTGTCAAAGAGTACTGTCGAGAGGTAGCGTTCGCCCGTATCGGGTAGCAGGGCGACGATGAGCTTGCCGGCATATTCGGGCTTTTTCGCCAGTTTGTAGGCGGCGCTGAATGCGGCGCCGGAGGAAATGCCGACCAGCAGGCCCAGGCGATCGGCGAGCAGGCGGGCGCCGTCGAAGGCATCGTCATCGCTGACAGTCAGCACCTTGTCGACATATTCCGCCAGGAAGGTCTGCGGGACGAAACCCGCGCCGATGCCCTGGATCTTGTGCTTGCCCGGTGTGCCCGTCGTGATGACAGCGGAGGAGGAAGGCTCCACGCCGAAGATCTCGACGCTGCTCTTGTGGGCTTTCAGGCCCTTGCCGGTGCCGCTGACGGTGCCGCCCGTGCCGATGCCGGCCACGAAGACGTCCACCTGTCCGTCGGTGTCACGCCAGATCTCCTGCGCGGTGGTCCTTTCATGGGCTGCCGGATTGGCCAGGTTAGTGAATTGCCCGAGGATCACAGCGCCGGGAGTATTCTGACGTATTTCTTCGGCCTTGGCGATGGCGCCTTTCATTCCTTCCGCACCGGGCGTGAGGACGATCTGGGCGCCGAAGGCCTTGAGGAGGTTGCGACGCTCGACGCTCATCGTGTCGGGCATCGTCAGGATGGTGTTGTAACCTTTGGCCCGGCCCACCCAGGCCAGTCCGATGCCGGTGTTGCCGCTGGTGGGCTCCACGATCGTGGCGCCGGGCTTGAGAATGCCTGATTTCTCGGCGTCTTCGATCATCGCGAGGGCGATACGGTCCTTGACGCTGCCTCCGGGATTGTTGCGTTCGAGTTTGAGGGCGATGCGCGCCTGCTGTCCTTCCAGGCCGCGGACCTCCAGAAGCGGGGAGTTCCCGATGAGGTCGGTGAGATTCTGATACAACATGGTATTCTATGCTTTATGGGTGGGGAATCAGTTGTTGCCGAACGCCTGCTCGAGGTCCGCGATGATATCGTCGACGTGCTCCACGCCGATGGAGAGGCGGATGGTCGTGGGCGTAATGTGCTGCTCCGCAAGCTCCGCGGGGCTGAGCTGGGAGTGCGTGGTCGTGTAGGGATGGATGACCAGGCTCTTGACGTCGGCCACGTTGGCCAGCAGCGAGAAGATCTTGAGCCGGTCGATGAAGCGCCAGGCATCCTCCTGCGTTCCCTTGATCTCAAACGTGAAGATGGAAGCGGCCCCGTTTGGGAAATAGCGCTGATAGAGCGCGTGGTCGGGATGGTCGGAAAGTGCGGGATGGTTGACTTTCGCCACCTTGGGATGCTTGGAAAGGTATTCGACGACCTTGAGCGCATTCTGCGTGTGGCGCTCGATGCGCAACGGCAGCGACTCGACTCCCTGCAGGAGGATCCACGCGTTGAACGGGCTGATGGCCGCTCCGGTGTCGCGCAGGATGACGGCACGGATGCGCGTCACGAAGGCGGCGGCGCCGGCCACGTCGGCGAAGACGGCGCCGTGATAGCTCGGATCCGGTTTGGCGAGCGTGGGGTACTTGTCGGCATTGGCTTTCCAGTCGAACTTGCCGCCGTCCACGATCACGCCGCCGAGGGAGCTGCCGTGGCCGCCGATGAACTTGGTCGCGGAGTGGACCACGATGTCGGCTC includes:
- a CDS encoding O-acetylhomoserine sulfhydrylase, yielding MSKQNYHVETLAIHVGQENPDPASDSRAVPIYQTTSYVFRNSQHAADRFGLRDPGNIYGRLTNSTQSVFEERVAALEGGVAGLAVASGAAAITYALQNILQQGDHVIAADNLYGGTYNLITHTLSTQGIEHTIVRVNDLEALEAAIRPNTKVIYAETLGNPNSDVADFEGIAAVAHRHNIVFIVDNTFAPILIRPLEHGADIVVHSATKFIGGHGSSLGGVIVDGGKFDWKANADKYPTLAKPDPSYHGAVFADVAGAAAFVTRIRAVILRDTGAAISPFNAWILLQGVESLPLRIERHTQNALKVVEYLSKHPKVAKVNHPALSDHPDHALYQRYFPNGAASIFTFEIKGTQEDAWRFIDRLKIFSLLANVADVKSLVIHPYTTTHSQLSPAELAEQHITPTTIRLSIGVEHVDDIIADLEQAFGNN
- a CDS encoding cysteine synthase — its product is MLYQNLTDLIGNSPLLEVRGLEGQQARIALKLERNNPGGSVKDRIALAMIEDAEKSGILKPGATIVEPTSGNTGIGLAWVGRAKGYNTILTMPDTMSVERRNLLKAFGAQIVLTPGAEGMKGAIAKAEEIRQNTPGAVILGQFTNLANPAAHERTTAQEIWRDTDGQVDVFVAGIGTGGTVSGTGKGLKAHKSSVEIFGVEPSSSAVITTGTPGKHKIQGIGAGFVPQTFLAEYVDKVLTVSDDDAFDGARLLADRLGLLVGISSGAAFSAAYKLAKKPEYAGKLIVALLPDTGERYLSTVLFDR
- a CDS encoding serine O-acetyltransferase encodes the protein MEELLSQLIVLMRRIVFPEYLGQDDRALDLMSVRSVLRKIAGDKIADAFMERIPYISRLLHTDVEAIADNDPAVTDRTEVVLCYPGIRVMLHYRTAHELLLLEVPVAPRLLTEMAHSATGIDIHPGAQIGEYFAIDHGTGVVIGATTVIGNHVMLYQGVTLGAKNIRYDHDGRPVDEPRHPILEDNVTVYANTTVLGRVVIGHDTVVGGNVWLTHSVPPRSRILQTRAIEQPLFADGAGI
- a CDS encoding cysteine synthase A — translated: MIYKTLTDLIGNTPLLEVSGLEGQQARIALKLELFNPGGSVKDRIALAMIEDAESTGNLKPGATIIEPTSGNTGIGLAWVARSKGYNTILTMPDTMSVERRNLLKAFGAQIVLTPGAEGMKGAIAKAEELRQNTPGAVILGQFVNPANPAMHTRTTGEEVWAATEGAVDIFVAGIGTGGTVSGTGRALKAHKSSVEVVGVEPASSAVITTGVPGKHKIQGIGAGFVPQTFLKDYVDDVVTVTDDDAFAGSRLLADRFGLLVGISSGAAFSAAYALARKPENKGKLIVALLPDTGERYLSTPLFER
- a CDS encoding DNA-directed RNA polymerase subunit beta, whose translation is MSKKATNKRINFATSKILEYPDLLEVQLKSFKDFFQLETTPENRKDEGLYQVFQEIFPIEDTRNNYKLEFIDYFIDPPQYSIEECLQRGLTYNVPLKAKLRLSCTDPEHEDFDTRVQDVYLGNIPYMTPAGTFVINGSERIIVSQLHRSPGVFFDQSMHANGTKLYSARIIPFKGSWIEFATDINNVMYAYIDRKKKLPVTTLLRAIGYNADKDIIDIFDLADEIEVNAANLEAAKGRKLANNVLKTKFEDFIDEDTGEVTPVERIEIIVNRGEILDDDNIAAILEADEKSILVQKDEANSNEYAIIFNTLQKDPTNTEIEAVNYIYKQLRNSEPPDESTARDVIDKLFFSEKRYDLGNVGRFRLNKKLGLSIAPDTRVLTNTDIIEIIKYLIQLINSKASVDDIDHLSNRRVRTVGEQLANQFSVGLSRMARTIRERMNVRDSEQFNPIDLINAKTLSSVINSFFGTSQLSQFMDQTNPLAEITHKRRLSALGPGGLSRDRAGFEVRDVHYTHYGRLCPIESPEGPNIGLISSLCVYARIDALGFIETPYRDVKDGKVDLSAAGCHYMSAEEEENKLVSLANVHMDDEGNILEDRIQCRLEADFPVVTKEEVNYMDVAPNQMASVAASLIPFLEHDDAHRALMGANMMRQAVPLLKPESPIVGTGLEERVCIDSRTQFIAERRGEVTYVDANEIRIRYEQTEDERFVSFSPEETVYKLPIYRRTNQSTTITLSPIVAKGDKVEKGQVLTQGYASQKGELALGRNLMVAFMPWKGYNYEDAIVLSEEMVKWDVLTSVHVDEYLTEVRDTKRGMEELTSDIPNVSEDATRNLGEDGIVRVGAHIEPGDIMIGKITPKGESDPSPEEKLLKAIFGDKAGDVKDASLKANPSLSGTVIGTALYAKLSKETGKKSQAKNDQKTRLEMRQAEFDRKAEKLYADFIQKLVILTKNRKSAGISDLYGVEVIAKDKKITTEMLKSIDYTNITSAKWTTDKDANLLIRDLINNYCIALKTEQAICKREMDKIKVGDELPNGVMQLAKVYIAKKRKITVGDKMAGRHGNKGIVAKIVRQEDMPFLEDGTPVDIVLNPLGVPSRMNLGQIYETVLGWAGARLGLKFSTPIFDGASIDEICAYTDKAGVPRFGKTQLRDGGTGDYFDQPATVGVIYMIKLGHMVDDKMHARSIGPYSLITQQPLGGKAQFGGQRFGEMEVWALEAFGAANALQEILTVKSDDVVGRSKTYEAIVKGDPMPPAGIPESLNVLLHELRGLGLKVTLD
- a CDS encoding DNA-directed RNA polymerase subunit beta', with protein sequence MPTFNNKDNKVKSNFQTISISLASPEDITERSCGEVLKPETVNYRTYKPERDGLFCEKIFGPTKDYECYCGKYKRIRYRGIVCDRCNVEVTEKKVRRERMGHIALTVPVAHIWYFKSAPNKISALLGLPAKKLESVIYYEKYIVVRPGASDLNKMELLSEDEYLDALARIPGNENLPDSDPDKFVAKMGAEGIYDLLREIDIEELGKELRQRMLTEGSQQRKAEILKRLQVVKWFQESKGVNRPEWMVMKVIPVIPPDLRPLVPLDGGRFATSDLNDLYRRVIIRNNRLKKLIEIKAPEVILRNEKRMLQEAVDSLFDNSKKSSAVKSESNRALKSLSDSLKGKQGRFRQNLLGKRVDYSARSVIVVGPELNMHECGLPKFMAAELYKPFIIRKLIERGIVKTVKSAKKIVDRKDPVIWDILENVMKGHPVLLNRAPTLHRLGIQAFQPRMIEGKAIQLHPLACTAFNADFDGDQMAVHLPLGNAAIMEAQLLMLGSQNILNPANGAPITVPSQDMVLGLYYITKIRPGAKGEGKSFYSPEEVIVAYNEKALDMHAKISVRLPKDKQDASKGTQMVETTAGRIIVNQYVPDEVPYVNEVLGKKALRKIITDVIKHTGVTRTAHFLDDIKNLGYDQAFRAGISFNLGDVLVPAEKTTLVDEAYKQVAAIRDDYDMGFITNNERYNKVIDLWSSVDNRLTGIVTKQISADQQGFNPVFMMLDSGARGSTTQIKQLCGMRGLMAKPQKAGASGADIIENPIVSNLKEGMTVLEYFISTHGARKGLADTALKTADAGYLTRRLVDVSHDVIITEEDCGTLRGLIATAIKNKDEVVESLGERILGRTSVHDIFNPLTGELIIKAGEEIREKEADLIDSLPIEQVEIRSVLTCESRKGVCAKCYGRNLATSRMVEKGEVVGVIAAQSIGEPGTQLTLRTFHVGGTASSSAADSSIESKYEGVLKFDELRTIDRVKEDGSIESVVVSRMTELRIMDENTGITFSQYDVPYGAVLYKKDGEKVVKGDLICEWDAYNATTIVETAGTVRFENMIEGSTFQKDAADEFSVSTDKVIIESKDKTKSPVMLIVDENANILKQYNLPVGAHVMAESGNVVKVGDVIMKIPRAIGKASDITGGLPRVTELFEARNPSNPAILSEINGEVKMGNVKRGNREISVINKSGAKKSYLVPLTKQILVQDNDYVRAGSPLSDGGVSPSDILSILGPVKAQEYIVNEVQAVYRLQGVKINDKHFEIIVRQMMRKVEITFPGDTEFLSEEMVDKWRFMDVNDQIYGKLVVVDAGGSQKYEAGQIIGAREMRSENASLERQGQPLMVTRPTQPATARLILQGITRAALKTDSFISAASFQETTKVLSEAAIRGRVDHLEGLKENVICGHLIPAGTGLKNYQDIIVGRKDELNQELNDL